A genomic region of Mitsuaria sp. 7 contains the following coding sequences:
- the rodA gene encoding rod shape-determining protein RodA, which yields MSAVFSKPSLLQRVKPLFQGFDIPLLLAMAWLMGLGLMCMYSAGYDHGTRFVDHARNMVLAMGVLFVTAQVPPQRLMQLALPLYAVGVTLLVAVALFGITKKGATRWLYVGTQIQPSELLKIAVPLMLAWWFQKREGQLRLPDFIAAFILLVVPVGLIAKQPDLGTSLLVLGAGLYVIFFAGLSWKLIIPALVLAGAGITALVLSEDQICQPDVKWVVLKDYQKDRVCTLLDPTKDPLGKGFHIIQGEIAIGSGGVTGKGFMKGTQTHLEFIPERTTDFIFAAYGEEFGLIGAAGLLIGFTALILRGLAIAHEAPTLFSRLLAGAITLSFFTYVFVNMGMVTGILPVVGVPLPFISYGGTAMVTLGLSLGMLMSIAKSRGGTQR from the coding sequence ATGAGCGCCGTCTTCAGCAAACCCAGCCTGCTGCAGCGGGTGAAGCCGCTGTTCCAGGGCTTCGACATCCCGCTGCTGCTCGCGATGGCCTGGCTCATGGGGCTGGGTCTGATGTGCATGTACTCGGCGGGCTATGACCACGGCACCCGCTTCGTCGATCACGCGCGCAACATGGTCCTGGCGATGGGTGTGCTGTTCGTGACCGCGCAGGTGCCGCCGCAGCGGCTGATGCAACTGGCGTTGCCGCTCTACGCCGTTGGCGTGACGCTGCTGGTGGCTGTGGCGCTGTTCGGCATCACGAAGAAGGGCGCGACGCGCTGGCTGTATGTCGGCACGCAGATCCAGCCGTCCGAGCTGTTGAAGATCGCCGTGCCGCTCATGCTTGCCTGGTGGTTCCAGAAGCGCGAAGGCCAGCTGCGGCTGCCGGACTTCATCGCTGCATTCATCCTGCTCGTCGTGCCGGTCGGGCTCATCGCGAAGCAGCCGGACCTCGGCACCTCGCTGCTGGTGCTGGGCGCGGGCCTGTACGTGATCTTCTTCGCCGGGCTGTCGTGGAAGCTGATCATCCCGGCGCTGGTGCTGGCTGGCGCGGGCATCACGGCGCTGGTCCTCAGCGAGGACCAGATCTGCCAGCCCGACGTGAAATGGGTCGTGCTGAAGGACTACCAGAAGGACCGCGTCTGCACCTTGCTGGATCCGACGAAGGACCCCTTGGGCAAGGGCTTCCACATCATCCAGGGCGAGATCGCGATCGGCTCGGGCGGCGTGACCGGCAAGGGCTTCATGAAGGGCACGCAGACGCACCTGGAGTTCATCCCGGAGCGGACGACGGACTTCATCTTCGCGGCCTATGGCGAGGAGTTCGGCCTCATCGGCGCGGCGGGGCTGCTGATCGGCTTCACCGCGCTGATCCTGCGCGGACTGGCGATCGCGCACGAGGCGCCGACCTTGTTCTCGCGACTGCTTGCGGGGGCGATCACGCTGAGCTTCTTCACCTACGTGTTCGTGAACATGGGAATGGTGACCGGCATCCTGCCCGTGGTGGGGGTGCCGCTGCCGTTCATCTCATACGGGGGGACGGCGATGGTGACGCTGGGCCTGTCGCTCGGGATGCTGATGTCGATCGCCAAGAGCCGGGGCGGGACGCAGCGTTGA